In Gulosibacter molinativorax, a single window of DNA contains:
- a CDS encoding cupin domain-containing protein yields the protein MSEKREPFQLRPERIGAAPDGLQGGSVLLGSTLAPEPRDGHGPAIQRILNGEAAEFIMMTYAPGQVLSDHLAAHPITIQCLEGELLLTVGETSYELVPGRVAHVKAMEVHRVECPADAPARNVLLLTMLTAGAQH from the coding sequence ATGAGCGAGAAGCGAGAGCCGTTCCAGCTGCGCCCTGAACGCATTGGCGCGGCGCCTGACGGCCTGCAGGGCGGCTCGGTGCTGCTCGGGTCAACACTCGCTCCCGAGCCACGAGACGGGCACGGGCCAGCGATTCAGCGCATCCTGAACGGCGAAGCCGCAGAGTTCATCATGATGACCTACGCGCCGGGCCAGGTGCTCAGCGATCACCTGGCCGCGCATCCGATCACGATCCAGTGCCTCGAGGGGGAGCTGTTGCTCACCGTGGGGGAGACGAGCTACGAGCTGGTGCCGGGCCGCGTCGCGCACGTAAAGGCGATGGAGGTGCATCGGGTTGAGTGCCCGGCGGATGCGCCCGCGCGGAATGTGCTGTTGCTCACGATGTTGACGGCGGGCGCGCAGCACTGA
- a CDS encoding SDR family NAD(P)-dependent oxidoreductase, whose amino-acid sequence MSFKDRVALVTGAGSGLGEAIAKDLADKGAKVVVADINEEGANRVVAEIEQSGGTAAVILGNTMVKEDSEKAVQFAVDTYGKLNYAVNNAGIGGAQAPAGETDLEDWDRVIGINLNGVLYGMRYQIPAMLEAGAAESAIVNMASIHGTVAAIGNGAYTAAKHGVVGLTKNAAAEYGPQGLRINCVGPAYIETPLLESLPREAYDALAAKHPLGRLGRPEEVAAPVRFLLSEEASFITGSYYLIDGGYTSV is encoded by the coding sequence ATGTCGTTCAAAGATCGTGTTGCACTTGTCACCGGAGCCGGTTCGGGCCTCGGTGAAGCCATTGCCAAGGACCTCGCTGACAAAGGCGCGAAGGTTGTCGTCGCGGATATCAACGAAGAAGGCGCGAACCGCGTCGTTGCCGAGATCGAGCAGTCGGGCGGCACCGCCGCAGTGATCCTTGGCAACACGATGGTGAAGGAAGACAGCGAAAAGGCGGTGCAGTTTGCGGTCGACACCTACGGCAAACTGAACTACGCCGTGAACAACGCGGGCATCGGCGGCGCGCAGGCTCCGGCAGGCGAGACCGACCTTGAGGATTGGGACCGCGTCATCGGCATCAACCTCAACGGCGTGCTGTACGGGATGCGCTATCAAATCCCGGCGATGCTTGAGGCCGGGGCTGCCGAGAGTGCGATCGTGAATATGGCCTCGATCCACGGTACCGTCGCGGCAATTGGCAACGGTGCCTACACGGCAGCGAAGCACGGCGTAGTTGGCCTCACGAAGAACGCCGCCGCGGAGTATGGCCCGCAGGGATTGCGCATCAACTGTGTGGGCCCCGCTTACATCGAGACTCCGCTGCTCGAGAGTCTGCCGCGCGAAGCATACGACGCGCTGGCCGCCAAGCACCCGCTCGGACGTCTCGGTCGTCCGGAAGAGGTCGCCGCACCAGTGCGCTTCCTGCTCAGCGAAGAGGCCTCGTTCATCACGGGGTCCTACTACCTCATTGACGGCGGGTACACGAGCGTCTAA
- a CDS encoding addiction module protein, with protein MGLSAKEVEEALLALTRKERAAVIRRGLQTLENRQPKAARGEVDAAWRVELRERIDDIESGRVETVSIDASFAAARAAISSLGQ; from the coding sequence ATGGGATTGTCTGCAAAAGAGGTTGAGGAAGCGTTACTGGCACTCACCCGCAAAGAACGCGCGGCCGTAATTCGCCGTGGCCTGCAGACCCTGGAGAACCGCCAACCAAAGGCTGCGCGGGGTGAAGTAGATGCAGCTTGGCGGGTCGAATTACGTGAACGAATTGATGACATCGAAAGCGGACGGGTCGAGACGGTTTCTATCGACGCGTCATTCGCCGCAGCCCGAGCTGCAATTTCGTCGCTCGGTCAATGA